The DNA region TCCCTGACACCCCTTCATGTGGCTTGGTGGCTTTCAGCATTCCCAgccaccactgtccccaggcagggTGGGACACAGCACGTACCTGCCCCGGGAAGGATGCCAGTTCCAGGTACTCCCACCCCTGGCACCAATCCGGGCACGCCACCAACACCGGGTGCCACTCCGGGCACTCCGCCCACGCCAGGCACCACCCCTGGCACCCCTCCAACCCCGGCACCTGCGGGAGAGGGGTGAGAGATCCTGTGCTCGTGTGGGATCATGTGCCAGGCCTGGGTGCCCATGCCCAGCATCCCCTGCATGGGTCAGAGCCACACCAGGGCTGGTAGGGAGCCTGAGGGGCTCCCCAGGCTGACTCACCAAATTTGGctgccttggctgctgctttggctgctgctgcaggacctcCAACACCTGGGCAGAGACAGCAGAGGGGGGTCAGACCCTGGGAAGGCCTCACAGCAAACCTGGGCAGAGCCCATCCTTCAGGCCCTGTCTGCAGCCCCCCAGGGACACTGCTGAGGTTCTCCTCAAGCCTGCCCCCAGAACTGCCCCCAcacctgccaggctgctctcacccttgccttcctcctcctcacctgggacacctccaaCACCAGGAACCAGGCCACCTACTCCAGGAACCAGGCCACCTACTCCAGGAGCCAGGCCACCCACGCCGGGAGCCAGGCCACCCACGCCGGGAGCCAGGCCACCTGCTCCtgcaaggagaaagagaaggacTGGGCTTCAGCTCGGGAGGAAACATGGAAGGAGGAGTTGGATGAGTGGGTGGGTGGATGGATTATGAGATGGATATGTGGCTGGATGAGCACTGGTTGAAATGATGGTAGGATGGATgaatggttggatggatgaACGAATGGATGCTGAGATGGACACATGGATGCTCAGATGGCCAGATGGACGGAGAGGTGGTGGGatgaatgtgtgtgtgaatggGGAGTGGTTGAATAGATGGTGGGATGGATGAATGGAGGGATGATGAGGTGCACTAATGGTTGAAGGGATGGTGAGATGGATGTGTGGATAGATGGATGAATATGTGATGCATGTGGAGTGACTGAATAGATGAGTGGAGGAGGTACAGATGGATGAACAGAGAaggggacagatggacaccgAGGTGGTGGTCTTGTGGCTGGGTGGGCAGAATGGGTATGGATGGACCAAAGTATGAGAAGGTGGTGAACTCGGATGTTCCACAGGGCTCAGCTCACTGGAGAGCacccctgacacagccagaACCCCATCCCACATTCAGCCCTTCAGGGAGCTCGTCCCTCACCCTGAGCCCCAGGgaccccaggcactgctgggcctcaGCCCTGAcaggggagcagcctggggtgggGATGAGCAGGAGACAGGACAGGTGGGATAACCCCAGAGAGATCCCAGCTTACCATACTTGgctgctttggctgctgctttggcaGCGGCTGCCGGACCTCCTGGGGACAGCGAGTCAGAGGGTCAGGAACGTGTcccaccagcactgctggggacatCCCAGCATCCCTTGGGCACCATCTCACCTGGAATGCCGACCCCAGGCACCAGACCGGGCACGCCAACACCTGGCACACCCACTCCAGGAACACCAACACCGGGAATGCCAACTCCGGGCACGCCAACACCGGGAACGCCAACACCGGGAACAcgtcctgctcctgcagagggGTTCTGGGATGTGTCCAAGGGGGGAAAACTCCACAGCAGGAATCCCACTGACCTCCACAGCACCGGAGTGTCCCCACCTCTCCTGTGTGCCAACacacctcctccctccctgggaCAGCCGATGGTGACGGTGGTGACAGTGGTGACTCACCGATCGCCGCTGCTTTCGCTGCAGCCTTGGCTgcggccgctgctgctgggccacCAACTGCAGGGACACAAGGGACACAGTCAGGGACCTGCTGAGGCCAGCATCCCATCAGCGGCTGCTGACAGCCCATCTGCTCACCTCCAACACCAGGAACAGCACCAGGAACCCCAGGCACGCCAGGAACACCAGGAACACCAGGAACACCAGGGACACCGGGAACTCCAGGAACACCAGGAACACCAGGAACGCCAGCGATGCCAGGAacgccagctcctgcaggaagcaAGACAGGAGAAGTCAGATCTGGCTGCAGCAACAGCTGAAAGGCTGGGCCTGTTCTGGCTCTGTCTCATAATCATGGCCAGGAGAGCAGAGAATCCACAGCCACTACCAGGAGAGAcccaagcagggcaggagagggaTCAGTTCTGTGTCTTGCCAGACCCAATGGGAGGCGTTCCAGGATCCTACCAGGTTTTGCAGGGCAGTGACCCCGGGCCCCTCACAGCACATACCGTACTTagctgcctttgctgctgctgctgccgacggcacccctggggacaagggagACACGGAGCCTCAGCCAccatggccctgcagagccaggccaCGGGGACAGGGCTCCTGGAACAGTCACCTGCCACCCCGGGGACACCTCCGACACCGGGCACCGCCCCGGGGACACCTCCGACACCGGGCACCAAGCCAGGGACACCTCCGACTCCGGGCACCAGGCCGGGGACGCCGCCCACACCGACACCGGGAACGCCGGCGCCTGCGGGGACACGAGGGGACAGatcagagctggctgcagcaaGAGCTCAGTGCTAGCACTGCCATGGCTCGGTGTCACCATGGTGCCCCAGACAGTGGAGCATCCACGGCCTCATGCAGGACAGATCccagcggggcagggcagggcagggatcgGCCCCATGACTCTGCCAGCAATTGCCTGGAAGTCACCAGCACAGGGACCACAATGACCCTCATCCTCACGGGGCCCGGGCTGCTCCTTGTCATAGGGACAGCAAGCCTTGCAGCCACACAGGCCATGGAGGAGCCTTGTCCTCATGGGACCCTGATCAGCTGGACCATCACAGCACAAAGCAACCTGTACTGAGTTGCTGCCTGAATTCCTGAATCCCATCCTTCCCTGGGCATGCAGAGAGATTTTTTCTACAAATTATAGAAGAGAAATGGAAGAGAAGGGTCATCAATGATTTAACCCACAAAGGAGAGCTGCCATTGACCATGGATCCTCGTGTGGactcccagggctctgcagtgaCAATGGAGGAAAAAGTCCTGGGACCTTGCCAGGTACCAACGGCTGGCTCTTTGGATCAGCAATTGGAAGCCAATCCTGCATGGAACCTCAGGGCCAGTTCTTCATGTGCACAAGCTCCAGTTTGGGCTGGTTATGGCTGCTGGGCACCTGGGTCTTGCTAGATCAAGTTGGATGCACTTGATGCATCCCAACATTCCACCACAGATTGGAGGACAGTAACCCTAGGGAGAAGTTCCTCTGCCAGGAATCTCTGCCTGAATGGCAGCAACACGGAGCCCTGTGAGCCCACAGATCAGCTGCTAGAAAGGGATTTGGTACAAAATCCAAGAATTCAGTTAAATCTAAAACCATGAATTGGGGCTTATTGTGCACTTCCACAGAGCACCCTGGAGAAACCCAGGAGAGGGAGAAGGTTCTGCCCTGCAGATGGAGCCAGGCCCGGaacagcagccaggagctgggctgagcattccccatttcccctcaggatgctcccagggcacagcccgaGGCTGGGCACCCCCGTGTGTCAGGGCAGGGCGGGCAGGGTCCCGGGGGCTGGGGCCCCTCACAGCACATACCGTACTTagctgcctttgctgctgctgctgccgacGGCACCCCTGAGGACAAGGGAGACACGGAGCCTCAGCCAccatggccctgcagagccGGGCCACGGGGACAGGGCTCCTGGAACAGTCACCTGCCACTCCGGGGACACCTCCGACACCGGGCACCGCCCCGGGGACACCTCCGACACCGGGCACCAAGCCAGGGACACCTCCGACTCCGGGCACCAGGCCGGGGACGCCGCCCACACCGACACCGGGAACGCCGGCGCCTGCGGGGACACGAGGGGACAGatcagagctggctgcagcaagagctcagtgctggcactgccatggcTCGGTGTCACCATGGTGCCCCAGACAGTGGAGCATCCATGGCCTCATGCAGGACAGATCccagcggggcagggcagggaagggatcGGCCCCGTGACTCTGCCAGCGATTGCCTGGAAGTCACCAGCACAGGGACCACAGTGACCCTCATCCTCACGGGATCCTGGCTGCTCCTTGTCAGAGGGACAGCAAGCCTTGCACCACGACAGGATATGGAGGAGCTTTGTCCTCATGGgaccctgctcagctgggccaTCACAGCACAGGACAACCTCTACTGAGTTGCTGCCTGAATTCCTGAATCACATAATTCCCAGGGCACATGAAGGGATTTTTTCTACAAATTATAGAAGAGAAATGGAAGAGAGGGGCATCAATGATTTAATCCTGTAACGGGAGCTGCCATTGACCATGGCTCCTCCTAGGGactcccagggctctgcagtgaAGATGGAGAAGAAGGTCCTGGGACCTGGCCAGGTACCAACTGCTGGCCCCAACTTTTGGAACGGCACCTGGAAGCCAATCCTGCATGCAACCTCAGAGTCAGTTCTCCATGTGCACAAGCTCCAGCTTGGGGTGGTTATGGCTGCTGGACACCTGGGACTTGCTAGACCCAGTTGGATGCACTTGATGCATCCCAACATTCCACCACAGATTGGAGGACAGTGACCCTAGGGAGGAGTTCCTCTGGCAGGAATCCCTGCCCTAATGGCAGAGGCACTGAACCCTTGGGCAGCAGGCCTTGCGTCAGGTGGAAAAGAGATTTGGTACGAAATCTAAGAATTAAGTAAAATCTAAAACCATGAATTGGGGCTTATTGTTCACTTCCACAGACCCGCATGGAGAAACCCAGGAGAGGGAGAAGGTCCTGCCCTGCAGATGGAGCCAGGCCCAGAAGAGCAGCCAGGCGCTGGGCTGAgcattccccatttcccctcaggatgctcccagggcacagcccgaGGCTGGGCAACCCCGTGTGTCAGGGCAGGGCGGGCAGGGTCCCGGGGGCTGGGGCCCCTCACAGCACATACCGTACTTagctgcctttgctgctgctgctgccgacggcacccctggggacaagggagACACGGAGCCTCAGCCAccatggccctgcagagccaggccaCGGGGACAGGGCTCCTGGAACAGTCACCTGCCACCCCGGGGACACCTCCGACACCGGGCACCGCCCCGGGGACACCTCCGACACCGGGCACCAAGCCAGGGACACCTCCGACTCCGGGCACCAGGCCGGGGACGCCGCCCACACCGACACCGGGAACGCCGGCGCCTGCGGGGACACAAGGGGACAGatcagagctggctgcagcaagagctcagtgctggcactgccatggctcagtgtcaccatggtgcCTCAGAGAGTGGAGCATCCACGGCCTCATGCAGGACAGATCccagcggggcagggcagggcagggatcgGCCCCATGACTCTGCCAGCAATTGCCTGGAAGTCACCAGCACAGGGATCACAGTGACCCTCATCCTCACGGGGCCCGGGCTGCTCCTTGTCATAGGGACAGCAAGCCTTGCAGCCACACAGGCCATGGAGGAGCCTTGTCCTCATGGGACCCTGATAAGCTGGACCACCACAGCACATAGCAACCTCTACTGAGTTTCTGCCTGAATTCTTGAATCCCATCCTTCCCTGGACATGCAGAGAGATTTTTTCCACCAATTATAGAAGAGAAATGGAAGAGAAGGGTCATCAATGATTTAACCCTCAAATGAGAGTTGCCATTGACCATGGATCCTCATGGGGactcccagggctctgcagtgaCAATGGAGGGGAATGTCCTGGGACCTGGCCAGGTACCAAATGCTGGCTCTGCCTTTTGGAGGTGTACCTGGATGCTAGTCCTGCATGGAAATTCAGGGCCAGTTCTCCCTCCTTATTTGGCCCAAGCTCAAGATGTCCCTGTTCTTTAGCTGTGTCCCTCATCTCCTGTGTGCTCCTTGGGGCTGGTTATAGCTAATGGATCCCACCATCCCACCAATTCCACCACAGTTTGGAGGATAGTGACCCTGGGCAAGGGCCCCTCTTTCCAGAATCCCTACCCTAATGGCAGAGGCACTGAACCCTTGGGCAGCCGAACTTTTGTCAGGTCTGCTGCTTGAAAAGATATTTTGCACAAAATCCAAGAATTCAGATGTGTCTAAAGCCATGATTTAGGCTCATTGTTCACTTTCACAGAGCACCATGGAGAAACCCACAAGAGGGAGAAGGTTCTGCCCTGCAGATGGAGCCAGGCCCAGaagagcagccaggagctgggctgagcattccccatttcccctcaggatgctcccagggcacagcccgaGGCTGGGCACCCCCGTGTGTCAGGGCAGGGCGGGCAGGGTCCCGGGGGCTGGGGCCCCTCACAGCACATACCGTACTTagctgcctttgctgctgctgctgccgacggcacccctggggacaagggagACACGGAGCCTCAGCCAccatggccctgcagagccGGGCCACGGGGACAGGGCTCCTGGAACAGTCACCTGCCACCCCGGGGACACCTCCGACACCGGGCACCGCCCCGGGGACACCTCCGACACCGGGCACCAAGCCAGGGACACCTCCGACTCCGGGCACCAGGCCGGGGACGCCGCCCACACCGACACCGGGAACGCCGGCGCCTGCGGGGACACGAGGGGACAGatcagagctggctgcagcaagagctcagtgctggcactgccatggctcagtgtcaccatggtgcCTCAGAGAGTGGAGCATCCACGGCCTCATGCAGGACAGATCccagcggggcagggcagggcagggatcgGCCCCGTGACTCTGCCAGCGATTGCCTGGAAGTCACCAGCACAGGGACCACAGTGACCCTCATCCTCACGGGGCCCGGGCTGCTCCTTGTCATAGGGACAGCAAGCCTTGCAGCCACACAGGCCATGGAGGAGAAGAGGCTGGGTCTCCCAGCACGTGTCTGGGGGGGGCACTGCTCAGACTGGGGAGCCAACAGCCTGGACCTGCTGGCACACATCAGTGCCACACGGACAAGCACCAGGTCACTTTTGCAAGGACTGACTGTCAGAGGGCTTTGTTCCTCATGGATAGCAGGGCCACCACAGCACAGAGCGACCTCTGCTGAGTTCCTGCCTGAATTCCTGAATCCCATCCTTCCCTGGCCATTCAGCAGGATTTTTTCTACTAATTATAGATGCCATGGGCATCAGTGGTTTAACCCTCAAAGGAGAGCTGCCATTCAACACGGCTCCTTGTGGAGATTCCCAGAGCTTCACAGTAATAATGAAAGAGATGATCCTGGCACCTGGTGAGGTAAATTCTGTCTCTGTCTTTTGGAGAAGAACATGGACCTCCAATGCAGTTTGAAACCTGAGGGCCAGTTGTGCCTCCTCCCTTGCTCCAAGCTCCAGACTGCCCTGCTGCTTGGCCATGACCCTTGGCCCCACTGTAGCTCATTGGATCTGGTTATACTTGATGGATACCACCATCCCACCACATTTAGGAGGACAGTAACCCTGGGAAGGGCCACTCTGCCAGGAATCTCTGCTTGAATGGCAGCAACACTGAGCCCTTGAGCAGCAGATCCTGCAACAgatcagctgctggaaatggATTTGGTCAAAATCCAAGAATTCAGTTAGATCTAATACCATGAATTGGGGCTCATTGTTCATTTCCAAAGAGCACCCTGGAGAAACCCAGGAGAGGGAGAAGGTCCTGCCCTGCAGATGGAGCCAGGCCCAGaagagcagccaggagctgggctgagcattccccatttcccctcaggatgctcccagggcacagcccgaGGCTGGGCACCCCCGTGTGTCAGGGCAGGGCGGGCAGGGTCCCGGGGGCTGGGGCCCTCACAGCACATACCGTATTTagctgcctttgctgctgctgctgccgacggcacccctggggacaagggagACACGGAGCCTCAGCCAccatggccctgcagagccGGGCCACGGGGACAGGGCTCCTGGAACAGTCACCTGCCACCCCGGGGACACCTCCGACACCGGGCACCGCCCCGGGGACACCTCCGACACCGGGCACCAAGCCAGGGACACCTCCGACTCCGGGCACCAGGCCGGGGACGCCGCCCACACCGACACCGGGAACGCCGGCGCCTGTGGGGACACGAGGGGACAGatcagagctggctgcagcaagagctcagtgctggcactgccatggcTCGGTGTCACCATGGTGCCTCAGAGAGTGGAGCATCCATGGCCTCATGCAGGACAGATTccagcggggcagggcagggattgctAGCCCCAGTTGGATGTGGTTCTGAACCCAGGCAAGTTTTTGGAGGATGTTGACCCTGGGCAAGGGCCCCTCTGCCAGGAATCTAAGCTTGAATGGCAGCAACACTGAGCCCTTGGGCAGCAGATCCTGCAACAgatcagctgctggaaatggATTTGGTCAAAATCCAAGAATTCGGTTAAATCTAAAACCATGGATTGGGGCGCATTGTTCATTTCCACAGAGCACCCTGGAGAAACCCTGGAGAGGGAGAAGGTTCTGCCCTGCAGATGGAGGCAGGCCCGGaacagcagccaggagctgggctgagcattccccatttcccctcaggatgctcccagggcacagcccgaGGCTGGGCACCCCCGTGTGTCAGGGCAGGGCGGGCAGGGTCCCGGGGGCTGGGGGCCCTCACAGCACATACCGTACTTagctgcctttgctgctgctgctgccgacggcacccctggggacaagggagACACGGAGCCTCAGCCAccatggccctgcagagccGGGCCACGGGGACAGGGCTCCTGGAACAGTCACCTGCCACCCCGGGGACACCTCCGACACCGGGCACCGCCCCGGGGACACCTCCGACACCGGGCACCAAGCCAGGGACACCTCCGACTCCGGGCACTGCCCCGGCACCTGGAGGGAAGCAGAGTAGTCAGACCCCCCACAAACACCCCACTCTGCCACAGTGGGGACTTGGTCTGCCCCAGGGTCACAGGAGTCTCTTGGGCACCCGCTTTGTGGTGGGCTCCTCACTCATCCtaaagcagctcctcagggtACCTGGGATCTTGTTGGGAATTTTATTCCCAGCTCCTTACACCCATCAGGCTACCCAGGATGTTGGGGACTCCCAGGGCCCCCCAAGGCTGTGGCTATACATCCCAGCTGCCTCAGACCTGGCATGTTTTCCCTAAATGCCCCAATGTGTGATTTGCTCCTCACTTTTCTCCCACAGAGCAGTCAAACAGGGAGCAGTGGAGATCTGCATCACCAGGAGCATCCCTCACTAGGGAAGGACAGCTCAGCACAGACACCGAGTGCTGGCCACCCTGCTGGCACCTGGCAGAGCAAACCCACATCTCATGGAGAGACCGCGTGTGATGGGCAtgctctgtcccctgccaggctgctgcatcCCAAGGGGCCCTCAGCCCTTCAGCGCTGCTGGaacagctgctggagctgggacagggcagggacagcaccccaTAGAATGGGATAGgagctgccggggcagctgTGGAGCCGCACAGCCCCTGGAATCGATGCACGGCCCTTCCCTGTCCCGAGATGTGTCCAAGGCAGCAGGAACTCACCAAAAGCTCCCGCCTTTGCCGCTGCCttcgccgctgccgccgccgctgccggtCCTCCGACTGCCGGGATAGCGGGAGAGAGTCGGGGATGTGGGATAAGGGAAGGAGACCCTCCCCgagccccagggcagagccctcTCATCGCCTCACCTCCAACTCCTGGGACACCGCCGATGCCAACACCGGGTGCAACTCCTGGGATGCCGCCAACGCCGGGCAGGACCCCAGCTCCTGCCGCGGGGGACAGCACGGTcagcggggacacggggacacagccagcacccccggggctgggagggagggagggagggagcggggacagggagcagctgcctgctgGGGACATGGGTGGCGTTTGTGCCCCAGAGGGCAACTCACCGAGTTTTGCTGCTGCCTtcgctgctgctgcctgtgctccgACCCCTGCGGAGGGACACGGGCCCTGAGCCACCCTGGCATCATTTCCACCTCAGCTCCCCCACCCCACAGGGACCCTGGGGACCAGGCACTCCTGCCAGCGTCCGTTCCCCTCTCCTGTGGGAGGTGCTGCTCCCGGcccggctgtccctgcaggccgcAGGCAGCCGGGCAGGGCCCAGCACCCGTCCAGGGCCAGCAAGGGGACAGGGTGGAGTTCCCCTGCCATGGCCGGGCCGCTCCCCaccccggggctgcggggcccAGTGTACCTGTCCCGGTGGGGTATCCTGCCTTTCCTGCCAGGAGGCCGGCTCCTATCCCGCCCGGCCTGAGGCCTGCAATCACAACACAGCGTAGAGCCACGTCAGGCACCAGCCAGGGGAAGGACAACGAGACAGACGGAGCAGCCCCCTTGGATCTCCTGCCCCCGGTGTCAGAGCATGCGAGGGGATGCCAAAGCCAGCTCCTCCCTACTTGAGATCCCAGCTCAAACATCCCTGCCTGAAGCTTGAGTGGCTCAGGACATGTCCTAAGGATTAACAGCTCTCAGGAATACCGGGAGAATTGAGTTCCCGGGCTGATCCACAGCCACCACGGGCAAGGCATGAGGTCCCCAGTGGGCCACCTCGCCCTGGGAGCAGGATATCCCTCACACCAGCCCGAGGGTCAGTGGCCACAAGGTCGTGGTGGAGCCATGAGGAGTGAGGACACAAGTACTCACCATTGGTGTAGGGCAGTCCATAGCCACCTAGGGGAcgagaggagaggaaaggagagaagaggGGTTAgcacctggctgctgctggccctgtcccctctgccccacagcgtgaccctgctctgctgggccctgcaacACCGGCCCAGGGGCTCCATCCATTTGCGATAGTGAATCCTCCGGGATACAAACCCCcgtgctggagctgggccaggagaTGCTGTTCTCCCTCACCTTGGAAGCAGTGACGGAAGGAGCCGCCCCTCTGAGCCCAGGCCGAGGGCTGTGGCGCCTGGAGCTGTTGCGCAGGAGCCTCCCATGACCCCGCTCCAGCGAGGGGTCCCGCGGGAGCCCCGCGGCAAGAGCTGTACCCAGCTGGCTGCACCCCGGCCAGCTCGGAGGAAAGGCTTTAATTGGAATCAGGGCTTGGGAGCCTCGGCTGAAACGTGACCTCGTTAGGAGGGCGGTGtgaagggatggggagggaTTATGAGCTGGGACATTGTGGCCAGGGAAATGTCTCCTTGCGAAAGAGCCGGATCCCGGCACTCGGAGTGGTGGGGATGCCCCTGACTCAGCAGGACCGTGGGCTTGGCACGGGGACAGCAGTTCCCAGCTCccatcactgctggctgcagcccgAGGCCATGGGCTGCCACATTCCTTGGAGGGACACCTCGAGCTGCACAGGGTGGGGGGTGCCTCCAGCAAGGGGGCCATGGGCAAGGATGtagctgcctgcagccaggatgGAATTACTCATGGCACAGCATCTCCTTGAGCACTGGACTCCATCCCCTCCCAGCAGCCAGCATGTGGGGACCAGATTTCTTTCCATCCTGCCAGGCAATCCCATGGTGTTCCACATCAGTGGTGCTGGCAGGCAGAGGCTCACAGtgagctgtgccaggtgtgccccacCTTGAGGGCCACCCTTGCCCATCCAGGGGCACCTTATCAGCACCTTGCTCCACCCTAATGCTGGGAAAGGGGTGACACACATGGAGGTGACTCCAAGGGCCAGAAGTCCAAGCCAAGGGTTTTGCTGGGTCCAAGTCCAGCTCCCCACCACCCCCAGCTGGATGGGAAGGCAGCCCCTGCCCATGCTGTGTCCATGGGAATGTCACCAGCGAGCTCAGGCCCTGCACACACTGGGGCTCTGCATAAACCAATGTCAGCCAAGCACAGCTGGACACTGGGGAGTGGTCCCCATCCCTACAGCATCAATAGGACCCTGACCTCAGCCACGGCTTCAGACTAAGCCTCCAGTGAGGTGAGGGACCCCAGGGCCACCTCCTGagtgggacagcccaggagcaaGTCATCTAAAGAGATGATTTTCCACTGAAAATGTTGTTTGTCCCATTGTCCCTCTTCCCCTCTCAACCTGGACCTACTGCAGTGGGGACAGTGCAGGGGACAGCCCATGTGTGGCAGCCCCAGATCCACCCACAGCATCAAGGCAAGAGcctccacagccagcagcacaggctgtccTTGCActgccagccccgagccctCAGAGGTAACAAACTGGCATCCCCCAGCACCCCAGGAAGGTCTGGAGACACCCCCATGGTCCTGGTCCCTGTCCTGGGGCTTGGGACCTAGATGGCAGCAGGGCCGAGGCTCCTTAAGGATCATAACTCTGCTCCAGTGCAGGAAACAGGAGTGGGCTAGGATCCCTGCAGCTGCTTGTGGCCACAGGCCCTGCTggggggcagccagcagagctgctggggctggagctgggctgggatgtgctgggctggaatgtgctggggctggagctgggctgggatgcGCTGGGACTGGAGCTGGAGTtgggctgggatgtgctgggctgggatgtgctgcCTGCGGTGGGCTCCTCTCACTGAGgctctcctgcctccagcaGCTTGTTTGGATGCACGGGGATGGGGGCCCTGCCTGCATGGGGCTGCCCTCCTCCTCAGGATGCATTGGGGAGCAGTCAGGTGGCAGCATGGCCCCTGGAGGACACAGAACCTGCCACTGTCTCTCCATGGGCACGGCTGCCCggggacaggcagagctggcaactgacccagggctgggaggggaaggtgcccagagcagcctggtctggcAAAGGGGTGCTGAGCTCCCCCAGGCTGatctgggctggggctgagccctgtCCAGGtggacagtggggacagagatctgcctggagcccccagcagcctcagctACAGCTCCTTGAGCCAGGACACCTGGCCCAGGTGAATGCCAGGCCCAACACCAGGAGCCACAGAAACCAGACTGTCCCTGCAAGGGCTGTGCCTtgtgccagcaggagctggcagg from Zonotrichia albicollis isolate bZonAlb1 chromosome 22, bZonAlb1.hap1, whole genome shotgun sequence includes:
- the ELN gene encoding elastin isoform X2, with the protein product MARQAAAPLLPGVLLLLSILPATQQGGVPGAIPGGGVPGAGFFPGAGVGGLGAGLGAAGKPPKPGVGGLGGVGGLGGLGPLGLQPGAAGLFPGAFPGAAFPGAASAAALKAAAKAGAGIGGVGGLGGPGGLGVSTGAVVPGAVQPGLGAAGKPPKIPGAGIPGAFPGGVLPGAGVRFPGVGVLPGVPTGAGVKPKAPGAGAFGGIPGLGGFGGQQPGVPLGYPIKAPKLPGGYGLPYTNGLRPGGIGAGLLAGKAGYPTGTGVGAQAAAAKAAAKLGAGVLPGVGGIPGVAPGVGIGGVPGVGVGGPAAAAAAAKAAAKAGAFGAGAVPGVGGVPGLVPGVGGVPGAVPGVGGVPGVAGVPSAAAAAKAAKYGAGVPGVGVGGVPGLVPGVGGVPGLVPGVGGVPGAVPGVGGVPGVAGVPSAAAAAKAAKYGAGVPGVGVGGVPGLVPGVGGVPGLVPGVGGVPGAVPGVGGVPGVAGVPSAAAAAKAAKYGAGVPGVGVGGVPGLVPGVGGVPGLVPGVGGVPGAVPGVGGVPGVAGVPSAAAAAKAAKYGAGVPGVGVGGVPGLVPGVGGVPGLVPGVGGVPGAVPGVGGVPGVAGVPSAAAAAKAAKYGAGVPGVGVGGVPGLVPGVGGVPGLVPGVGGVPGAVPGVGGVPGVAGVPSAAAAAKAAKYGAGVPGIAGVPGVPGVPGVPGVPGVPGVPGVPGVPGVPGAVPGVGVGGPAAAAAAKAAAKAAAIGAGRVPGVGVPGVGVPGVGIPGVGVPGVGVPGVGVPGLVPGVGIPGGPAAAAKAAAKAAKYGAGGLAPGVGGLAPGVGGLAPGVGGLVPGVGGLVPGVGGVPGVGGPAAAAKAAAKAAKFGAGVGGVPGVVPGVGGVPGVAPGVGGVPGLVPGVGVPGTGILPGAGIPQVGVQPGAKPPKFGVPGVGVPGVGGLPGGLGVGGLGVGGLGAAGKPPKPGVGGPGFGVSPLFPGGVGGLGFGGKPPKPYGGALGALGFRGAGCAAGKYCGRKRK
- the ELN gene encoding elastin isoform X3, with product MARQAAAPLLPGVLLLLSILPATQQGGVPGAIPGGGVPGAGFFPGAGVGGLGAGLGAAGKPPKPGVGGLGGVGGLGGLGPLGLQPGAAGLFPGAFPGAAFPGAASAAALKAAAKAGAGIGGVGGLGGPGGLGVSTGAVVPGAVQPGLGAAGKPPKIPGAGIPGAFPGGVLPGAGVRFPGVGVLPGVPTGAGVKPKAPGAGAFGGIPGLGGFGGQQPGVPLGYPIKAPKLPGGYGLPYTNGLRPGGIGAGLLAGKAGYPTGTGVGAQAAAAKAAAKLGAGVLPGVGGIPGVAPGVGIGGVPGVGAVGGPAAAAAAAKAAAKAGAFGAGAVPGVGGVPGLVPGVGGVPGAVPGVGGVPGVAGVPSAAAAAKAAKYGAGVPGVGVGGVPGLVPGVGGVPGLVPGVGGVPGAVPGVGGVPGVAGVPSAAAAAKAAKYGAGVPGVGVGGVPGLVPGVGGVPGLVPGVGGVPGAVPGVGGVPGVAGVPSAAAAAKAAKYGAGVPGVGVGGVPGLVPGVGGVPGLVPGVGGVPGAVPGVGGVPGVAGVPSAAAAAKAAKYGAGVPGVGVGGVPGLVPGVGGVPGLVPGVGGVPGAVPGVGGVPGVAGVPSAAAAAKAAKYGAGVPGVGVGGVPGLVPGVGGVPGLVPGVGGVPGAVPGVGGVPGVAGVPSAAAAAKAAKYGAGVPGIAGVPGVPGVPGVPGVPGVPGVPGVPGVPGVPGAVPGVGVGGPAAAAAAKAAAKAAAIGAGRVPGVGVPGVGVPGVGIPGVGVPGVGVPGVGVPGLVPGVGIPGGPAAAAKAAAKAAKYGAGGLAPGVGGLAPGVGGLAPGVGGLVPGVGGLVPGVGGVPGVGGPAAAAKAAAKAAKFGAGVGGVPGVVPGVGGVPGVAPGVGGVPGLVPGVGVPGTGILPGAGIPQVGVQPGAKPPKFGVPGVGVPGVGGLPGGLGVGGLGVGGLGVGGPGFGVSPLFPGGVGGLGFGGKPPKPYGGALGALGFRGAGCAAGKYCGRKRK